A window of Eikenella corrodens contains these coding sequences:
- a CDS encoding integrase core domain-containing protein yields MNMHKNTRLTPHYRQAIWPAYTQEKESVTSLARRYQVSRVTIYRALKAARGRLLKPQTSTNNRFKQAKYGMKRLAKVERSIQEKLKKQAKRYNKSYPGELVHLDTKRLPLLKGQKATDKRDYLFVAIDDFSRELYAAILPDKTADSAAKFLTEHLIDPCPYLIECVYSDNGTEYKGSANHAFGVACYENGIGQKFTRVARPQTNGKAERVIRTLMEMWHEKQSFDSPEHRQKESCRFVNFYNTVKSHRSLNGDTPFEVLQAYFSQPVV; encoded by the coding sequence ATGAACATGCACAAAAATACCCGCCTCACCCCGCACTACCGCCAAGCCATTTGGCCGGCCTACACGCAGGAGAAGGAAAGCGTCACCTCCCTGGCACGCCGTTACCAAGTCAGCCGCGTCACCATCTACCGCGCACTGAAAGCCGCAAGGGGCAGGCTGCTCAAACCCCAAACCAGTACCAACAACCGTTTCAAACAGGCAAAGTACGGAATGAAACGCCTGGCCAAGGTAGAACGCAGCATTCAGGAAAAACTCAAAAAGCAGGCCAAACGCTACAATAAATCCTATCCCGGAGAGTTAGTGCATCTCGATACCAAACGGCTGCCGCTGCTTAAAGGGCAGAAAGCCACCGATAAGCGGGATTACCTGTTTGTTGCCATCGACGATTTCTCAAGGGAGCTGTACGCCGCCATCCTGCCGGACAAAACCGCAGACAGCGCCGCCAAGTTTCTGACCGAACACCTGATTGATCCCTGTCCCTACCTGATTGAGTGCGTTTACTCCGACAACGGTACGGAATACAAAGGCTCGGCCAACCATGCTTTCGGAGTAGCCTGTTACGAGAACGGGATTGGTCAAAAGTTTACCCGGGTTGCCCGTCCGCAGACCAACGGTAAAGCTGAGCGGGTTATCCGCACCCTGATGGAGATGTGGCATGAAAAGCAGAGTTTCGACAGCCCGGAACACCGGCAAAAGGAGTCGTGCCGCTTTGTTAATTTTTACAACACGGTGAAGTCGCACCGCAGTTTGAACGGCGATACGCCATTTGAGGTGTTGCAGGCTTATTTTTCTCAACCTGTGGTGTAA
- the speD gene encoding adenosylmethionine decarboxylase produces the protein MSHSPGSHGLLDLYGCPPELLRNEGYLKTALEQTARHIGATVLESRFHTFGGEGGVTGVLLLAESHLSIHTWPEHGFAAIDIFLCGRLRPEAAKETLQHALKAERSAWQTHPRGGNL, from the coding sequence ATGAGCCACAGCCCCGGTAGCCACGGCCTGCTTGATTTATACGGCTGCCCACCCGAATTACTGCGCAACGAAGGCTACCTGAAAACCGCATTAGAGCAAACCGCCCGCCATATCGGCGCCACCGTGCTCGAAAGCCGTTTCCACACCTTCGGCGGCGAAGGCGGTGTAACCGGCGTGCTGCTCTTGGCCGAATCCCACCTCAGCATCCACACCTGGCCCGAACACGGCTTTGCCGCCATCGATATCTTTCTTTGCGGCCGACTGCGGCCCGAAGCGGCGAAAGAAACGCTGCAACACGCCCTAAAGGCCGAACGCAGCGCTTGGCAAACCCATCCGCGTGGAGGGAATCTGTAA